In Vibrio sp. JC009, a single window of DNA contains:
- the oadA gene encoding sodium-extruding oxaloacetate decarboxylase subunit alpha: protein MSKTTKPLGITDVVLRDAHQSLFATRMRLDDMLPIASKLDEIGYWSLESWGGATFDSCIRFLGEDPWERLRELKKVMPNTKQQMLFRGQNILGYRHYADDVVDKFVERAVVNGMDVFRVFDALNDVRNMKQAIQAVNRQGAHAQGTICYTTSPVHTMQSWVDVAEQLVECGVNSIALKDMSGVMSPYEAYELVSTLKKQLDVELHLHCHSTAGIADMTLLKAIEAGVDRVDTAISSMSGTYGHPATESIVAALQGTERDTGLDIKKIESIAAYFREVRKKYHAFEGQQRGSDSRILVAQVPGGMLTNMESQLKQQNAIDRIDEVLEEIPRVREDLGYIPLVTPTSQIVGTQAVINVMMGERYKTITKETAGVLKGEYGQTPAPVDADLQERVLEGAEAITCRPADLIEPEVTSLTESVEAQAKEKGIKLAENAIDDVLTVALFDQVAWKFLENRGNPDAFEPVPTAADAAPVPVAKAPASADNNVYTVNVNNKAYVVKINEGADPEVLAAADAAPVPATDTAPVPSTTPSGDAETVAAPLAGNIWKIHAKIGQMVKEGETLLILEAMKMETEIKAARDGKVEHLAVSEGDAVQVGDALLALA, encoded by the coding sequence CATCAGTCACTATTTGCAACTCGTATGCGTCTGGACGATATGCTACCTATCGCTTCAAAACTGGACGAGATCGGTTACTGGTCTCTTGAGTCCTGGGGTGGAGCAACATTCGATTCATGCATTCGTTTTCTTGGTGAAGACCCGTGGGAGCGCCTGAGAGAACTGAAAAAAGTAATGCCTAACACTAAGCAGCAGATGCTTTTCCGTGGTCAGAACATTCTTGGCTACCGTCACTACGCGGATGATGTAGTAGATAAATTTGTAGAGCGTGCTGTAGTCAACGGTATGGACGTATTCCGTGTATTCGATGCACTAAACGACGTTCGTAATATGAAGCAGGCTATTCAGGCAGTTAACCGTCAGGGCGCACATGCTCAGGGTACTATCTGTTACACAACCAGCCCTGTTCACACTATGCAGTCTTGGGTTGATGTTGCTGAGCAGCTTGTTGAGTGCGGTGTAAACTCTATCGCACTGAAAGATATGTCTGGCGTAATGTCTCCATATGAAGCCTATGAGCTGGTTTCTACTCTTAAGAAGCAGCTTGATGTTGAGCTTCACCTGCACTGTCACTCAACAGCGGGCATTGCGGATATGACTCTGCTTAAGGCAATCGAAGCGGGTGTTGACCGTGTTGATACAGCGATTTCTTCAATGAGTGGTACATATGGTCACCCTGCAACAGAGTCTATTGTAGCAGCACTTCAGGGAACTGAGCGCGATACTGGTCTTGATATCAAGAAGATTGAAAGCATCGCAGCATACTTCCGTGAAGTACGTAAGAAGTACCATGCATTTGAAGGCCAGCAGCGCGGCTCTGACTCACGCATTCTTGTTGCTCAGGTTCCTGGCGGCATGCTGACAAACATGGAAAGCCAGCTTAAGCAGCAAAACGCTATCGACCGTATTGACGAAGTGCTGGAAGAGATCCCACGCGTTCGTGAAGACCTTGGTTATATCCCGCTGGTAACACCAACTTCTCAAATTGTTGGTACTCAGGCAGTAATCAACGTAATGATGGGTGAGCGTTACAAAACAATCACCAAAGAAACTGCTGGCGTACTGAAAGGCGAATATGGCCAGACTCCGGCTCCGGTTGATGCCGACCTGCAAGAACGTGTTCTTGAAGGCGCAGAAGCGATCACTTGTCGTCCGGCTGACCTGATTGAGCCTGAAGTTACTTCTCTGACGGAATCTGTAGAAGCTCAGGCAAAAGAGAAAGGCATCAAGCTGGCTGAAAATGCGATCGACGATGTACTGACAGTTGCGCTATTTGACCAGGTTGCATGGAAATTCCTGGAAAACCGTGGTAACCCAGATGCATTTGAACCAGTACCAACGGCTGCTGATGCGGCGCCTGTCCCTGTAGCGAAAGCGCCTGCTTCTGCAGACAACAACGTCTACACAGTGAACGTAAACAACAAAGCTTACGTTGTGAAGATTAACGAAGGTGCGGATCCAGAGGTACTTGCAGCAGCTGATGCGGCGCCTGTCCCTGCAACAGATACGGCGCCTGTCCCTTCAACTACTCCATCAGGGGATGCTGAGACAGTTGCGGCGCCGCTTGCAGGTAACATCTGGAAGATCCACGCTAAGATTGGTCAGATGGTTAAAGAGGGCGAAACCCTGCTGATTCTGGAGGCTATGAAAATGGAAACAGAAATCAAAGCAGCGCGTGACGGTAAAGTTGAACATCTTGCTGTATCTGAAGGCGATGCCGTTCAGGTTGGTGATGCACTGCTAGCATTAGCATAA